In Amaranthus tricolor cultivar Red isolate AtriRed21 chromosome 3, ASM2621246v1, whole genome shotgun sequence, a single window of DNA contains:
- the LOC130807777 gene encoding anthocyanidin 3-O-glucosyltransferase 2-like, which produces MTSSSTMELVFIPTPGMGHLLSTVNMAKLILQRDHRFSIFILVINFPMSFSTLSAFIQSQKRENQYPTRLIFHTLPPLSNSPDPSSPAFFQTYLDLQKPLIKHAIEERIRSGSPKLSGLILDMFCLDMSYIADEFQVPWYVFYTSGANLMNVLLHFQSMADDEGVDIFTQFENPDTEFVIPGFVNRLRAKNFPASLVDKERGSTVSLKLARGLRKSKGILINTFVELETIGTDALFDLVANGSIPPVYPVGPILELGKNSTSGSHQDYMSIMKWLDDQPCSSVVFLCFGSMGSFDADQVKEIANGLEKSGYRFLWSLRKPPPEGKFAKPSEDGTFEDALPEGFMDRTAERGKIIGWAPQVSILEHSAIGGFVLHCGWNSTLESLWFGVPMATWPLYAEQQLNAFSLVKELGLAVEIRMDYRRDFKTFKANFQVSAEEVEYGVRRLMCMDDEARKRVKEIREKSRKALEDGGSSYKSLGIFIQDIVSN; this is translated from the coding sequence ATGACAAGCTCTTCAACAATGGAGCTAGTCTTCATTCCAACACCAGGAATGGGTCATCTCCTCTCTACTGTAAACATGGCTAAACTCATCCTCCAACGCGACCATCGCTTTTCCATCTTCATCCTCGTAATCAACTTCCCTATGTCATTTTCCACTCTCAGCGCCTTCATCCAATCCCAAAAACGTGAAAATCAGTACCCAACTCGTCTCATCTTCCACACTTTACCCCCTCTTTCGAATTCCCCTGACCCATCTTCTCCAGCCTTCTTTCAGACCTACCTAGACCTCCAAAAACCCCTCATTAAGCATGCCATCGAGGAAAGGATTCGATCTGGTTCACCCAAGCTTTCCGGGTTAATCCTCGATATGTTCTGTCTAGACATGAGTTATATTGCCGATGAATTTCAAGTCCCTTGGTATGTGTTTTACACATCCGGAGCTAACCTTATGAATGTACTCTTACATTTTCAATCAATGGCTGATGATGAAGGGGTCGATATTTTTACTCAGTTCGAGAACCCTGATACCGAGTTTGTTATTCCCGGGTTTGTAAACCGACTCAGAGCGAAAAACTTCCCTGCTTCACTCGTCGATAAAGAACGTGGGTCCACGGTGTCTCTAAAACTAGCGAGAGGATTGAGAAAATCTAAGGGTATTTTGATTAATACATTTGTAGAGCTAGAAACAATTGGTACAGATGCTTTGTTTGATCTTGTAGCTAACGGTAGTATCCCTCCTGTTTATCCAGTGGGTCCCATTTTAGAGCTTGGGAAAAACAGTACAAGTGGGTCCCACCAAGATTATATGTCAATCATGAAATGGCTTGATGATCAGCCCTGTTCTTCAGTGGTGTTCCTCTGTTTTGGGAGTATGGGAAGTTTTGATGCAGATCAAGTAAAAGAGATAGCTAATGGTTTAGAGAAATCTGGGTATCGATTTTTATGGTCTCTTCGGAAACCACCTCCGGAGGGTAAATTTGCAAAGCCAAGTGAGGACGGGACGTTTGAAGATGCCTTACCTGAAGGCTTTATGGACCGTACGGCTGAAAGAGGAAAAATTATAGGGTGGGCCCCACAAGTGTCGATATTAGAGCATTCTGCTATTGGTGGGTTTGTGTTGCATTGTGGATGGAATTCGACGTTAGAGAGTTTGTGGTTTGGGGTTCCTATGGCAACATGGCCACTTTATGCTGAGCAACAACTGAATGCATTTTCGCTTGTTAAGGAGCTTGGTTTAGCAGTCGAGATTAGGATGGATTATCGACGTGATTTTAAGACATTTAAAGCTAATTTTCAAGTGAGTGCGGAAGAGGTTGAGTATGGTGTTAGGAGATTAATGTGTATGGATGATGAAGCTAGGAAGAGAGTGAAAGAAATTCGAGAAAAAAGTAGAAAAGCTTTAGAAGATGGTGGGTCTTCTTACAAAAGTTTGGGGATATTTATTCAAGATATTGTGAGTAATTGA
- the LOC130807775 gene encoding uncharacterized protein LOC130807775, producing the protein MSAREDDKADAPEEFTSLQAIQQDEEIRKVQQQSKARVRQEGKERRKKMAEKLTTLSKSKDEVCDDDGDGVMVEDEEGADTSKKSKTNTGMLPNDIVNLLAAREKQVFLSDSEDEKEDKISKPKKKKTNNSGMETVILKNLPAAHCVQNSLEFLKQRKTIVARSPAVLNNSNQALRLLSSSGLFK; encoded by the exons ATGTCTGCTAGAGAAGATGATAAAGCCGATGCTCCCGAGGAATTTACTTCTCTACAG GCTATAcaacaagatgaagaaattaGGAAAGTTCAGCAACAAAGTAAAGCCAG GGTCCGGCAAGAAGGCAAAGAACGGAGAAAGAAAATGGCCGAAAAGCTAACTACACTATCAAAGTCTAAAGACGAAGTatgtgatgatgatggtgatggtgtAATGGTTGAAGATGAAGAGGGAGCTGATACGAGTAAGAAATCTAAAACTAATACAGGGATGCTTCCAAATGACATTGTCAACTTGCTTGCTGCTCGCGAGAA ACAAGTTTTCTTATCGGATTCCGAGGATGAGAAAGAGGACAAAATatcaaagccaaagaagaagaaaaccaACAATTCAGG GATGGAAACTGTCATCCTGAAGAACCTACCAGCTGCCCATTGTGTGCAGAACTCCTTGGAGTTTTTGAAGCAAAGGAAAACAATTGTTGCTCGGTCTCCTGCTGTTCTAAACAATTCAAACCAAGCTTTGCGTCTCCTTTCTTCTTCTGGCTTGTTCaagtaa
- the LOC130807772 gene encoding transcription termination factor MTERF5, chloroplastic, which yields MATSSGSMVTMTYSDIPANFHSTVLIKRDLCQLHGPPLVFVTSVVFSLRNSPTVKLSRRQHTEARFAQEMPVNAVSLRGVPLTLLAAEKEEAKAVLTLFLKKQGLSNAAAARTINKSDLFIEHLVSQLHSIHKSRYLVGRELTTLEIRDALIPYLENLQKEHGSNLVDMVENFPDTPAKLNITAETVSPNVVLDTKKLPDVNFKSRKLKAMARVSGSVPTEELPQHVIYLIELGMDLEEIQQVTRRFPAFAYYSLEGKVRPVVEFLLELGIPKSEIPIILRKRPQLCGISLSENLIPTMKFLESLGLDKKKWAKVIYRFPPLLTYSRQKLMSTVDFLYEMGLTVEDVGKILTRCPNIISYSVEDNLRPTAEYFSLLGIDITIVLQRSPQTFGLSIEGNLKPITEFFLEKGYSLEDLRTMIQRYGTLYTFSLEENLMPKWNFFLTMGFPQSELVKFPQFFGYSLEERIKPRYALVREFGVKLLLNQILSLSDSDFKKVLNRKLKRMQEKV from the exons ATGGCGACGAGTTCAGGATCTATGGTAACGATGACTTACAGTGACATTCCGGCGAACTTCCACAGCACTGTGCTTATTAAGCGAGACTTGTGCCAATTGCACGGACCCCCTCTCGTGTTTGTTACCAGCGTCGTCTTTTCATTGCGCAACTCCCCAACTGTTAAACTTTCTCGGAGGCAGCATACGGAAGCACGTTTTGCCCAAG AAATGCCTGTAAATGCTGTGAGTCTAAGAGGAGTGCCCCTGACTTTATTAGCAGCAGAGAAAGAAGAGGCCAAAGCTGTTTTAACGTTATTCCTGAAAAAACAGGGATTGAGCAATGCAGCTGCGGCAAGAACCATAAACAAGTCAGATCTCTTCATTGAACACCTTGTCTCCCAACTTCACTCTATTCATAAGTCTCGTTATCTCGTAG GTAGAGAGCTTACGACCCTGGAAATCAGAGATGCACTTATTCCTTACCTTGAAAACCTCCAAAAAGAACATGGAAGTAATCTGGTAGACATGGTGGAGAACTTTCCAGATACTCCTGCTAAATTAAACATAACAGCAGAAACTGTGTCCCCAAATGTGGTTTTAGACACTAAAAAGCTACCCGATGTAAATTTCAAGTCACGGAAGCTTAAGGCAATGGCACGGGTCAGTGGTTCGGTCCCTACTGAAGAGCTTCCCCAGCATGTTATTTATCTGATAGAACTTGGAATGGATCTCGAGGAAATTCAGCAGGTCACACGAAGGTTCCCAGCTTTTGCCTACTACAGCTTGGAAGGAAAAGTTAGGCCTGTCGTTGAATTTCTTCTTGAGCTTGGAATTCCAAAATCAGAAATTCCAATAATTCTTCGTAAGAGACCTCAGTTATGTGGAATTAGTCTTTCCGAAAACCTAATACCCACCATGAAGTTCTTGGAGAGCTTAGGTTTGGATAAGAAAAAATGGGCAAAAGTGATATACCGTTTTCCCCCCCTTCTTACGTATAGCCGGCAAAAGCTAATGTCGACGGTTGATTTTCTGTATGAAATGGGTCTCACCGTAGAGGATGTTGGCAAGATTCTGACCCGTTGCCCAAATATTATAAGTTACAGTGTTGAGGATAACTTGCGCCCTACAGCAGAATACTTTTCTTTGCTTGGTATagatataactattgttttgcAAAGATCACCGCAGACTTTTGGACTAAGCATCGAGGGAAACCTAAAGCCTATCACTGAATTTTTCCTGGAGAAAGGATATAGTTTGGAGGATTTAAGGACCATGATCCAAAGGTATGGAACCTTGTATACTTTTAGTTTGGAAGAAAACTTGATGCCAAAATGGAACTTCTTTTTAACTATGGGCTTTCCTCAGTCAGAACTTGTCAAGTTCCCCCAATTCTTTGGCTATAGTTTAGAAGAAAGGATTAAGCCGAGATATGCCCTTGTCAGAGAGTTTGGGGTGAAGTTGCTGTTGAACCAAATATTGTCTTTGTCGGATTCTGATTTTAAAAAGGTTTTAAATCGGAAGTTGAAACGAATGCAGGAAAAGGTTTAA